The stretch of DNA CACATCCATCACAAACTCATACTCATTCTCATACAAATATAGATGTACCCGCTTCCAGGTGTGATACCGCTTCCTATACTGTAACCGTGTATAGCTTTTCACCGGAATTCGTTTATATGACAGCACATAGTTGATGAAATTGATAACAAACGTATGAAGCGATAGTTTACGGATAGTGGCATTTTCTTGTAAAAGCTCTAAGTGTGCATAGGCAATGCAGGTAGTCGTTTCTATATTCATATGTTTCCTCCAAAGTACGTATGTAACAATACAATAGGACTATTGGAAATAATTTCAACTACAAATTGTATGCAGTTTGAAAAACCATTCACGTTAAGAATAGGCCATGGTGCAGTTGTACACCATACATTGTGATACATCCTCAGGATAATAGGCATTATGATAAAAGGGCAAGCAGTGTAAAGATTGATGCATAGCAAGTATGTCACACCACACTATGAGGTTGCTCTAAAGTGGAGGGACATTATTCACATAACTGCCGACTAATAAAAAAATATTTTATAGCTTTTTATTTCATTACTACTAGTTTGTAATTTATTTGGCGCTTACATTTATAATGTATCATCACTAATTATTCCTAAATGTGGAAATTTGAATAAAATATAAAATAGTGTACAAAGGGTGTCCCAAAAGACACCTCTTTGCAATGACTTTTGTTTTCCTGTCATTGCGAGGAACGAAGTGACGAAGCAATCCCATAGTTGCGAGCGCCGCAGGCGCGTGGCAATCTCATCTTCTGCATCATTGAGATTGCTTCACTTCGCTCGCAATGACATTGCACTCACGCCATTGCATGCACTACCGTTTCTTTTGAGACGACCCCGTACACTATATTCATTATGAAATTTTTTAGGAATTATTGCTGATGTATCATAGTTATTATCCTATTATACTTATTAATCAAAGTATTTTATTATTGCAAAATTCGTATTCATTATATAATTGTAAAAATCCAAATTAAGATAAAATATTTTGATGATAGTATGAAATTATTACACAATTACAAAATTTATGTCACAATTTTGTTCTGTATTCATCTTTGTTTATTGAATCCAGTAGTATATGCACAGAATGTTTACGAAGCATCCTCACTGCATAACGCTGCTTCCCGAAGCCAGACTGTCCAGCAGATCTTTTATCAGCGTTGGGATACCATATTCAGTAACTATCTGCACTTTGATGCATATATAAACGTAAACTGGGTATTTAATTTTTATGTAAACACATATAACCGTGGTACTGGCCAAAAAGAAGCAGTACCCATGCGGCTGGTCAGAACATTTTCAGATCTAGCAATGTTATTCTCAGTCTATACACCTGTTACAGAAACACCGGATGAAACTCAGCCAGTAGACATAACCGATGTCACAACATTCCGCAAGCCATGGGTGAACAACTCAATTTTACTGGGTTTTACAGCCTGTGGGTATCACTATGGATTAACACGTTCGGTTGAAATTAACCGTGGGAGCGCCGGTAGTGAAACTGCAACTGATTATGCCTTTTCACAATTTTTTGACGATATTGTTGCAATCACAGCGGTGTTTGTTCCCTACGTTACGCTTCATGCAGGGATTGTCTTTAATCAGCAGATTGAACCAAACGAAGATGGCACTCTGGATTATAATTTTGACCCATCAACAATTACCAAACGCTACTTCACATCATTAAGTCTTTATAACACATTAACCTGGCGGTCAACAGCAGCAAAAGACCGCATGGAATCCTATGATGTAAGCCTGAACATAACACAATTGTTATCCATTGCAACAACCATACCTTCATACATACCACAGACAACAATTGGTTACAAACAATATCATAAATACAACGATGAGCCATATGACCCGGTGTGGATAAGTACAGCAAGCGGCAAATCAAATACCATGAGCGATAGTTTAAAGCAACATGCTACCCTGTATACCTATTACACAACGTTATCCAAAAACTTTGGCAATTTTTATATTGCAACCAGTATTGAATTACAACATGTTGACAGAACGCTTGTTGATAAGCGAACAGAGCAAAAAGTATTACTGCCAATGATGCGGATATGGTGGGCAAAAGCTGGATATGATCTTATGGATAACCCTGGCTGGGATTTCATTGTATGGTTGGGAGTAAATAAATACTATGACCCTGCAATAAGCTATCATAGCAAGCATAGTGATAATGACACAGGTGGCTGGTTTGCCATGATTGACGGTACTGCGCCATATATTACCTTAACCATTAAGGCTTCATATAATGACGCAAGTGAGCTTGATAGACTTGTTGAGGTAGTTGATAAATTTGTAATAGAAGCAAGTGCAAGTTTTAGGATTTAGTTCAATGAAAAGTAAAATTTTATCATACATATTTTTATGGGCGATAGTTCCTCATATAATAGCCTGCTCCTACACAGCTGACTATATCGAAGGAGCTCTTACCAACCGTGCCAGTTTTTCCATCAGTGCCCATTATGAGGCAGGTACTGGTGTAGTCGTTGAGTGGAATGCTAATCCCGACAATGACTCCTTTGCCGGCTATGAAATATATATGACCGAAGAACCAAACAATGAATTTGCAGATTATATAGTTGTTGGAGCTTGCTACAGTATTAGTTCTTCTACATATTTTAAATATGATTCCAATCTACAGTATACTTGGACATCGCAATTTACTCATGACAACACACATATTCCATCATCAGGCATTTACTTTTACCGTGTTGGCGTCATTGAGTGGGATGAACGTGATTATGATGGTGATGGCAAAGATGATAAAAAACCTTCTTCACCTAATGAATCATTATATGAATCATATACTAATATAGCTGAAATCAGTGGCAGCGCTATGGTTGAAATTCCTTGAATAATATAGAAATATAAGCTCTGACCCCTTCTACACCCATCCCACAATAGAATACCGCTTGCGATATATTGCATCGTAGCACATAAATCTTTTTACCCTTTCGGCAAATGTTTTCCCTAACTCTTTAAAATAGTCATGGTAATCTATTGGCACCCCTACATCAGCATCCTCCTGTAAATATGCTTTTATGCTGCTGTAAGTGTATGTAGTGGGGTCAGAGCATAAATTTTTCCGTACCGGATTATACGCTAAATACCACAACAACCACAACAAATAGTGAAATCCATCTTTTGCAAATTCTACAATACTATCCTTATACCGCTCATTCCAGAAAGGACCAGTCCTTCCGGTAACCTTATTATACAGTTCTGCAAATCGCGCTTTTATATACTGCATAATGCGCCCTATAGGTGCTCCATCATCTACCGTGCGAATAACCAAATGGATGTGATTGTCCATAATACAGTAGGCAATAAGCTTAAACGGGTATTTTTCTTTTGCTCTGCGTAAAATTTCCACAAAACAGGCTTTAAAGTACTCTTCTTCTAACATATTTCGCCACTCAATGCAGCGAGAAGTAATGTGATAGGTAAGACCGGGCATCTGTACACGCAATTTCCGTGCCATAGTATTCCTCCTATAAGTATAGTAATATGCTATTACGCTTCTACTGTATACAACGCTTTTGGTGGGAAAAATTAAAAGGAATTGGGAAAAAATTTGTATTTTTGATGAAAAATTTTAAACAATGGGGTCAGAGCATAGACTATCCTCTTCTCTGGGATCCCTGCGCGAGACAAAGTAATGCATCACGCAGAGTATGATGAGTTATTGGAGAGATGGTGGGATTTAGGGGTCAAAGCCTCACTCTCCCTATCTCTGCGATCTCTGCGTTAAACAAAAATTAAACATCTCACTGAGAATACAGAGTACACGAGTGATGGGGTCAGAGCTTATATTCTACACCCTAAAGGAAAACCCCGCAGGGGTGACACTATTGTAAGGGATCAGAGCCTCACTCTCCCCATCTCTGCAATCTCTGTGTGAGACAAACCGATGCATCACGCAGAGTGCGCAAAGTTATTGGAGAGATACTGGGATTTGGGAGTCAGAGCCTATAATCTATACAGTTATGATATTTAAAACAATTACAATATTATAATTGACAGAACAGCATTTTCATTACATACACATATATATCGTTTTATGGAGGAATAAAATGCATTACTGTATTATTGGCAATGGCGTTGCAGGCACCGAAGCAGCGCTGGCTATTCGTTCACAGGATAGTTCATCAGCAATTACTATTATAACCCAATCAGCCTATCACATGTACTATCGCCCACGCCTCATTGAATACTTAGCTGGTGATATTAAACCGGAAAATCTGTATATTTACAAACCTGCAACCTATGATGAAAAACACATTGAAGTTTTGTTTAAAACTGAAGTCATTGATATTGATACAAAGAATAAATATATAACATTGCATCATGGATCAAAGATTAAATACGACAAACTTTGTATTGCCACTGGTGCCACTCCTTCCGTGCCATCCATACCTGGCATCACGTCACAGGGTGTTTTCAGCGTTCGCACTATTGATGATGCAGATGCTATTATTAACCATATAAACAACGCATCTAACAAAAATGTTGTAGTGATTGGTGGTGGCCTTTTGGGACTGGAAACTGCATACAGTTTGTGCAAGCGGGGATGCAGCGTAACAGTTATTGAATTTTTTGATAGGCTCCTGCCGCGCCAGCTTGATGGTGATGGAGCAACCATTGTAAAAAAGCTTCTTGAGCAAAAGGGATTACAGTTTGTATTAGGTGATTCGGTTACGGAAATTATGGGCGATAGTTCCGCACAAATAGTCATCTGCAAATCAGGGAAAAAACTTACCGCAAGCACTGTGATATTCTCAATGGGAATTAAACCAGAGACTACCCTGGCAAAGAATGCAGGGATTTTGGTAAACCGTGGAATAGTTATTGATAATTATCTGCAAACTTCCGAACCGGATATTTTTGCTGCGGGAGATCCAACTGAATACAATGGAATATGTTATGGAATATGGCCTGCCGCACGCGAACAGGGGAAGCTTGCAGGATTAAATATGGCAGGAGTTAAACAGGAATACAAGGGTACATTGCATTCAGTATTGTTAAAAATAACAGGCATTGACCTTTACTCGGCAGGTGATTTTACTAAAGAAGACACTCAATCCATAGTTCATAAAGCCGACAGCATATACGTAAAGTTTTTATATAATAATACTGAACCTGTGGCAGCAATTGTCATTGGTGACATGAATATTATAAAACTTGCCCGCAACGTTATGGAAAAAAAAGCTGAGATTGGTGAACTAATTGGGAAGTTTACATGATTTTTGGTGATATTTAGGGGGTGTCTCAAAAGACATCTTTTTTGCAGTGAATTTTGCCTTCCTGTCATTGCCAGGAACGAAGTGACGAAACAATCCCATAGTTGCGAGTGTCGCAGGTACTCCTACTCGTCATTGCGAGAACCACCAGCGACGAAGCAATCTTTCTTTCTGTGCTATTGAGATTGCTTCGCTACGCTCGCAATGACTTTACACTTGCGTCACTGCAAGGAACGACGTGACGTACACTGTGGTTATTGCAAGACCCACGGTTTGTTTTGAAACGGTTCCATAGTCTACTTCTCTTTGAGATACTTTTCAATTCTGTTTAAGCCTTCTTGAATATTTTCCAACGATGTTGCATACGAAAATCGTAAAAAACCCTGGCCGGCGCTACCAAAATCAATACCAGGAGTTACTCCAACTTTAACTTTCTCTATTATATTGAATGCTTCTGTATATGAATCACTACAGAAAGCACGTGCATCTGCAAACACATAGAATGCGCCTGTTGGCTCAACATGGATTGTAAATCCCATTGATTGTAATCGCTGAATCATATATTTACGCCTGATGTTGTATGTATTGCGCATATGTTCAACATCCTGCTTTGCGTGTCGTAATGCGGCAATACCAGCCCACTGAATAAAGTTATTTGCCGAAATCATAAAATTTTGATGAATACGCTGCATTACGTTTGAAAATTCTTTTGGGAAAATGCAATAGCCTAATCGCCAACCTGTCATTGCATAGAGTTTGGAAAAGCCATTTATAACAAATGCCTTATCAGTAAATTCAAGTATGGAATGCGCTCTATCTTTATAGACAAGGCCATGATAAATTTCATCTGAAATGATAAATTGTTTATCAAACTGAGCTATTGTCTGCAGTGCGTCTTTACTCATGACAATGCCTGTTGGATTACAGGGTGAATTTAACATAATAGCTTTAGTTTTGGGGGTTATTTTTTTCTTTATGTCGTCAGGTCTATACTGAAAACCTTCTTCGGGATAGGTTATTATTTCATTTACAATTCCTCCTGCTGCAATGATAAAATTTTGATAACACGGATAGCGAGGATTTGATACAATAACATCTTCACCGGGATTAAGTATAGCAAGCATGGCAAAAAGAAGCGCAGGTGAAGTCCCTGTAGTAACCAGTATCTGATCAGGTGATAGTGACACATTATATTCATCGTAATAATATTCACAGATTGCTTCACGCAATTCCAGTAAACCCAACGCGTGGGTATATTTTATTTTTTGTTTTTTCAATGCTTCTATGGCAGCTTCTTCAATAATTTTGGGTGTCATGAAATCAGGCTCCCCAACTTCTAAGTGAATCACATGCTCACCTTTGCGTTCCAGCTCTTCGGCCTTTGCCATAACATCCATAACAATAAATGATGTAAATTCATGTGCACGTTGTGATAGCATAGTGCGATAGTTCATAATAATATACTCTCACTATTACAAAATTTTATGTAGAGTGTACACATATACTACAACGATATTGCTTCCCCACAAGCAATTTGTTAATTACAGCTTCCTATTACAAGTTAACCAGCAAATCACTATCATGACAAGCCTAATTTACAGTAACTA from Spirochaetota bacterium encodes:
- a CDS encoding pyridoxal phosphate-dependent aminotransferase, whose amino-acid sequence is MNYRTMLSQRAHEFTSFIVMDVMAKAEELERKGEHVIHLEVGEPDFMTPKIIEEAAIEALKKQKIKYTHALGLLELREAICEYYYDEYNVSLSPDQILVTTGTSPALLFAMLAILNPGEDVIVSNPRYPCYQNFIIAAGGIVNEIITYPEEGFQYRPDDIKKKITPKTKAIMLNSPCNPTGIVMSKDALQTIAQFDKQFIISDEIYHGLVYKDRAHSILEFTDKAFVINGFSKLYAMTGWRLGYCIFPKEFSNVMQRIHQNFMISANNFIQWAGIAALRHAKQDVEHMRNTYNIRRKYMIQRLQSMGFTIHVEPTGAFYVFADARAFCSDSYTEAFNIIEKVKVGVTPGIDFGSAGQGFLRFSYATSLENIQEGLNRIEKYLKEK
- a CDS encoding FAD-dependent oxidoreductase; translation: MHYCIIGNGVAGTEAALAIRSQDSSSAITIITQSAYHMYYRPRLIEYLAGDIKPENLYIYKPATYDEKHIEVLFKTEVIDIDTKNKYITLHHGSKIKYDKLCIATGATPSVPSIPGITSQGVFSVRTIDDADAIINHINNASNKNVVVIGGGLLGLETAYSLCKRGCSVTVIEFFDRLLPRQLDGDGATIVKKLLEQKGLQFVLGDSVTEIMGDSSAQIVICKSGKKLTASTVIFSMGIKPETTLAKNAGILVNRGIVIDNYLQTSEPDIFAAGDPTEYNGICYGIWPAAREQGKLAGLNMAGVKQEYKGTLHSVLLKITGIDLYSAGDFTKEDTQSIVHKADSIYVKFLYNNTEPVAAIVIGDMNIIKLARNVMEKKAEIGELIGKFT
- a CDS encoding transposase codes for the protein MARKLRVQMPGLTYHITSRCIEWRNMLEEEYFKACFVEILRRAKEKYPFKLIAYCIMDNHIHLVIRTVDDGAPIGRIMQYIKARFAELYNKVTGRTGPFWNERYKDSIVEFAKDGFHYLLWLLWYLAYNPVRKNLCSDPTTYTYSSIKAYLQEDADVGVPIDYHDYFKELGKTFAERVKRFMCYDAIYRKRYSIVGWV